A genome region from Eurosta solidaginis isolate ZX-2024a chromosome 2, ASM4086904v1, whole genome shotgun sequence includes the following:
- the Atg4a gene encoding cysteine protease ATG4B isoform X1 — translation MDSVFETYLGPDGVLAGAVAGAVGEPDDIPKLNTTVWVIGKRYNAIQELDLIRRDIQSRLWCTYRRGFVPLGAPQLTTDKGWGCMLRCGQMVLAQALIDLHLGRDWFWTPETRDATYLKIVNRFEDSRKSFFSIHQIALMGDSEDKKVGQWFGPNTVAQVLKKLVRYDDWCSIVVHVAMDNTIVTDDIYSLCLENPNNDDTWKPLLLIIPLRLGLSDINPIYIPALKTCFELAGSCGMIGGRPNQALYFVGYVDDEVLFLDPHTTQRSGSVGQKTSQDEIDFDATFHQRYAGRISFEQMDPSMAMCFLCKSRLNFEVLLDSLRTKVLAACTQPLLEIAKTRSQEWVSTSAGIESNFTTLNSIGGLLNCRTPSTSMTTASCAASSDATKSNTPCTTIAKTVATTARANTGATEAAAAVIENYKNLYKNRTLSFCDSEDFENVYQVNASGLTSNGCDADAEPDSDDEFEIIS, via the exons ATGGACAGCGTATTCGAAACATATTTAGGTCCAGACGGTGTTCTGGCCGGTGCTGTTGCTGGAGCAGTTGGTGAACCAGATGATATTCCTAAATTAAATACAACAGTTTGGGTTATTGGCAAACGTTATAATGCAATACAGG AGCTCGATTTAATACGCCGCGATATACAATCCCGTCTCTGGTGTACCTACCGACGTGGTTTCGTTCCCTTGGGCGCGCCACAATTAACCACCGATAAAGGCTGGGGCTGCATGCTACGTTGTGGCCAAATGGTATTGGCACAAGCCTTAATTGATTTACATCTTGGACGTGATTGGTTTTGGACGCCAGAAACTCGTGATGCGACATATTTAAAAATCGTAAATCGTTTTGAAGATTCACGCAAAAGCTTTTTCTCAATACATCAAATTGCTTTGATGGGCGATTCGGAGGATAAAAAAGTGGGACAGTGGTTTGGTCCCAACACAGTGGCGCAAGTGTTGAA AAAACTCGTACGCTACGATGACTGGTGCTCTATAGTCGTACATGTGGCAATGGATAATACAATAGTGACTGATGATATAT ATTCACTTTGCCTTGAAAATCCCAATAATGATGATACATGGAAGCCTTTATTACTCATCATTCCTCTACGTTTGGGTCTAAGTGATATAAATCCCATTTATATACCTGCACTTAAAACTTGTTTTGAGTTAGCGGGTAGTTGTGGCATGATCGGTGGACGTCCAAATCAAGCTTTATATTTTGTTGGCTATGTGGATGATGAAGTTTTATTTCTCGATCCACATACAACACAGCGTTCTGGTTCAGTGGGTCAGAAGACATCACAAGATGAAATTGATTTCGATGCTACATTTCATCAGCGTTATGCTGGTCGCATAAGTTTTGAACAAATGGATCCATCAATGGCGATG TGCTTCCTCTGCAAATCACGCCTCAACTTCGAAGTTCTACTCGATAGCCTACGCACAAAAGTATTGGCCGCGTGCACGCAACCACTGCTCGAAATCGCAAAAACACGCTCACAAGAATGGGTGTCCACATCGGCAGGTATTGAATCCAATTTTACTACGCTAAACTCTATTGGAGGGCTGTTAAACTGCAGAACGCCCTCTACATCTATGACGACAGCTTCGTGCGCTGCCTCTAGTGATGCTACCAAAAGTAACACTCCATGtacaacaatagcaaaaacaGTAGCAACAACGGCACGCGCTAATACGGGAGCAACAGAGGCGGCGGCGGCAGTCATCGAAAATTATAAGAATCTTTACAAGAATCGAACTTTAAGTTTTTGTGATTCTGAAG atTTCGAAAATGTGTATCAGGTAAATGCCTCTGGCTTGACAAGTAATGGCTGTGATGCCGATGCGGAACCAGATTCCGATGATGAATTTGAGATAATTTCATAG
- the Atg4a gene encoding cysteine protease ATG4B isoform X2 — MDSVFETYLGPDGVLAGAVAGAVGEPDDIPKLNTTVWVIGKRYNAIQELDLIRRDIQSRLWCTYRRGFVPLGAPQLTTDKGWGCMLRCGQMVLAQALIDLHLGRDWFWTPETRDATYLKIVNRFEDSRKSFFSIHQIALMGDSEDKKVGQWFGPNTVAQVLKKLVRYDDWCSIVVHVAMDNTIVTDDIYSLCLENPNNDDTWKPLLLIIPLRLGLSDINPIYIPALKTCFELAGSCGMIGGRPNQALYFVGYVDDEVLFLDPHTTQRSGSVGQKTSQDEIDFDATFHQRYAGRISFEQMDPSMAMCFLCKSRLNFEVLLDSLRTKVLAACTQPLLEIAKTRSQEWVSTSADFENVYQVNASGLTSNGCDADAEPDSDDEFEIIS; from the exons ATGGACAGCGTATTCGAAACATATTTAGGTCCAGACGGTGTTCTGGCCGGTGCTGTTGCTGGAGCAGTTGGTGAACCAGATGATATTCCTAAATTAAATACAACAGTTTGGGTTATTGGCAAACGTTATAATGCAATACAGG AGCTCGATTTAATACGCCGCGATATACAATCCCGTCTCTGGTGTACCTACCGACGTGGTTTCGTTCCCTTGGGCGCGCCACAATTAACCACCGATAAAGGCTGGGGCTGCATGCTACGTTGTGGCCAAATGGTATTGGCACAAGCCTTAATTGATTTACATCTTGGACGTGATTGGTTTTGGACGCCAGAAACTCGTGATGCGACATATTTAAAAATCGTAAATCGTTTTGAAGATTCACGCAAAAGCTTTTTCTCAATACATCAAATTGCTTTGATGGGCGATTCGGAGGATAAAAAAGTGGGACAGTGGTTTGGTCCCAACACAGTGGCGCAAGTGTTGAA AAAACTCGTACGCTACGATGACTGGTGCTCTATAGTCGTACATGTGGCAATGGATAATACAATAGTGACTGATGATATAT ATTCACTTTGCCTTGAAAATCCCAATAATGATGATACATGGAAGCCTTTATTACTCATCATTCCTCTACGTTTGGGTCTAAGTGATATAAATCCCATTTATATACCTGCACTTAAAACTTGTTTTGAGTTAGCGGGTAGTTGTGGCATGATCGGTGGACGTCCAAATCAAGCTTTATATTTTGTTGGCTATGTGGATGATGAAGTTTTATTTCTCGATCCACATACAACACAGCGTTCTGGTTCAGTGGGTCAGAAGACATCACAAGATGAAATTGATTTCGATGCTACATTTCATCAGCGTTATGCTGGTCGCATAAGTTTTGAACAAATGGATCCATCAATGGCGATG TGCTTCCTCTGCAAATCACGCCTCAACTTCGAAGTTCTACTCGATAGCCTACGCACAAAAGTATTGGCCGCGTGCACGCAACCACTGCTCGAAATCGCAAAAACACGCTCACAAGAATGGGTGTCCACATCGGCAG atTTCGAAAATGTGTATCAGGTAAATGCCTCTGGCTTGACAAGTAATGGCTGTGATGCCGATGCGGAACCAGATTCCGATGATGAATTTGAGATAATTTCATAG
- the LOC137242666 gene encoding kelch-like protein diablo, whose protein sequence is MEKVMFEIYQHFDDQGLIDVTFKLSNPTALITAHRLILSATSPYFKQLFKSEKGICPLIEIRDIDSETFERLIMFCYTGKTLVTVENVDRMLKPALVLQVDDVLAQCVDFLFEHMNDYTLKRAYTLEREAQCALLSEKMLEYEIKNFTSVTESAEFLNFETAKLQTILESDDLNVTTEKCAFAAVQGWYEHGATVRKQALFRECM, encoded by the exons ATGGAGAAAGTTATGTTCGAAATATACCAACATTTCGATGATCAAGGCTTGATTGATGTCACATTTAAGTTATCAAATCCAACTGCCTT GATTACAGCACATCGCTTAATTTTATCGGCAACAAGCCCATATTTCAAGCAACTGTTTAAAAGTGAAAAAGGTATTTGTCCACTCATTGAAATCAGGGACATAGATAGCGAAACCTTTGAGCGTTTAATCATGTTTTGTTATACTGGCAAAACGCTCGTAACCGTCGAGAATGTAGATCGAATGCTGAAGCCAGCTTTGGTTTTGCAGGTGGACGATGTTCTTGCTCAATGCGTTGATTTTCTATTTGAGCATATGAACGATTACACATTGAAGCGAGCCTATACCCTTGAGAGAGAGGCTCAGTGTGCGTTACTAAGTGAGAAAATGTTAGAATATGAGATTAAGAATTTTACAAGT GTAACTGAAAGTGCTGAATTTTTAAATTTCGAGACAGCAAAACTGCAGACAATCttggaaagtgatgatttgaatGTAACAACTGAGAAATGCGCATTTGCAGCAGTTCAAGGATGGTATGAACATGGTGCTACCGTGCGTAAACAAGCATTgttcagagagtgtatgtga